In the genome of Aequorivita sp. H23M31, the window TGGTTTCATCTCTGCCAACTTGCATAGCAGAATAGGCAAATTGCCCTTTTTCTATGATTTTATATTTGGACAAGTCAGTGCCTGAAACATTGGCAACCGAAGGCATAAAGTTCTTTGTAATGTTGATGCCCAAGAGATTTGTAACTTTCAAATCCTTGTTGCGGTTATCCACCAATTGTATGTAATCGCCCAAGCGTTTATAATTCATCATCGGTATTTTTAGGGTTTAACAATTGGGTATGGCCTGCCTGTGCCTTGGCAGACAGGCTTTGCAGTAAAATGCTCATTTGGCTAATGGCGATTTGATTGAGCTTTGCCAATCGTTCGCTTTTGTGGCAAACCATCGTTGATAAACACCGCATTCAGGTTTTCTAAATTGGCTAAGCAAATCAGTTGTGAAGCATTGGCATCATCTCTTATATTTCCTTTTTTATCAGGATTTTCATCTCGCCATTGTTTGGCTGTTTTTCCAAACAAGGCCATATTGAGGATGTCCGCTTCATTCGCATAGACATAAGAAATTTGCTTTTTGCTTAGGTGTTTTGGAATCAGGTTTTCTTTTATGGCATCGGTATGAATGCGGTAGTTGATTTTTGCCAATTCTCGCTTAGCAGACCAACCCAATTGCTTTTGCTCTTCTTCTTTAAGGCGTTGAAACTCTTTAATGACAAAGAGCTTAAACGTTGGATTGATGGCAGAGCAAAATTCCAAGGCAATATCTTTGTGGGCATAGGTGCCTCCATATTTCCCCTTTTTTACTATAAAACCAATTGCATTTGTTTTTTCAATCCATTTCCCGGGACTTAATACAAAACTGGGTAAGCCGGCATTCATTTTAAAGTGGTCAAATTCCACCACTTTAAAGTCTGGATTATACAATTGTTCCCAAGTGCCAATAAATTCTAAGGTGCTTCTGGTTCTAATCCAATTCTTGATAACATCTGCTGCCCTTGAATCATTTTCTTTGGTCTTAGCAATATCCGTTAGCGAAATGAAATCATTTTCTTGA includes:
- a CDS encoding KilA-N domain-containing protein: MTQNKKNTIEVRGITITVLHSQENDFISLTDIAKTKENDSRAADVIKNWIRTRSTLEFIGTWEQLYNPDFKVVEFDHFKMNAGLPSFVLSPGKWIEKTNAIGFIVKKGKYGGTYAHKDIALEFCSAINPTFKLFVIKEFQRLKEEEQKQLGWSAKRELAKINYRIHTDAIKENLIPKHLSKKQISYVYANEADILNMALFGKTAKQWRDENPDKKGNIRDDANASQLICLANLENLNAVFINDGLPQKRTIGKAQSNRH